Proteins encoded within one genomic window of Eleutherodactylus coqui strain aEleCoq1 chromosome 1, aEleCoq1.hap1, whole genome shotgun sequence:
- the LOC136586847 gene encoding protein kinase C delta type-like — translation MNGNKPLFPLLHRDLKPDNILVTSAGHLKIADFGLALEDIYGDRTASGYAGTPDFMAPEMLSGEEYNAAIDWYALGIILNIMVTSRSKYHRGRFNASNIEAKNIIKKLLREDRTTRLGVHGDIRAQRFFRHINWDLVEALQMRPPHIPVPSNNIRHGSSPFNLKRMEAAEAHHSAISADHQALFTGFSFVSTNWKTLDSTPAL, via the exons ATGAATGGGAATAAACCATTGTTTCCTCTACTTCACAGAGATCTCAAGCCGGATAACATCCTGGTGACTTCAGCGGGCCATCTAAAGATCGCCGACTTCGGGTTGGCCCTCGAGGACATCTATGGAGACCGCACAGCCTCCGGATATGCTGGAACACCGGacttcatggctcctgagatgctgagcggggaggagtacaatgctgccatcgacTGGTATGCCTTAGGTATCATTCTAAATATCATGGTTACCAGCAGGTCCAAGTATCATCGAGGACGATTTAATGCCTCCAACATCGAGGCGAAGAACATCATCAAGAAG ctcctCCGGGAAGATCGTACGACGCGCTTAGGGGTCCACGGTGACATCAGAGCCCAGAGGTTTTTCCGGCATATCAATTGGGATTTGGTAGAAGCCCTGCAGATGCGACCACCACACATTCCTGTACCA TCAAACAACATCCGGCACGGCTCAAGCCCATTTAATCTCAAGAGGATGGAGGCAGCAGAAGCCCACCACTCGGCCATATCGGCAGAccaccaggccttattcacagggttttcatttgtcagcactaactggaaaaccctggacagcacaccggctctttaa